The genomic stretch GCTTTCGCACAGGAAGGAAAGAATTGACTCGGGTAAGTAAGCCCTATTGGGGGATTAAGGGCTCGAGTACGATTAGAGCGCCTTTTTTTCTGCTGCGCAGGCTGACCATTTTAAATAGGGGGAAACAGGAGACTGTAGAAGATGAATATGGCTAGTCTACTGCTACTGTTTGATTGGCAATCCTTAGACTATAGGGATGAAGCAAAGGAGCATAACCTACCTGCAACTATGCTTTAAAGCATAGtcatttttttcgagttcgtatgcaaccagaaatccaattTGAAGATTTCAttacctttttttttgcaaaatacatCGAAATCCATCTTTTCCAATTTTCCCTACAAGTATATCACTTAGTATAAGTACAGTTCAACAGAATTTCTTTATTGAAGTTTTTATAGTTTTCTATGATTTTTTGAACACTAAAAAGGCGATCAAGGGGGGTGCGTGGAAGGTTGGAAAATCTTCGGTGGCACATGGAGCTCCATGCGCCACATAAATGCTGCTTTCTGTGGCGTATTtggccacatgcgccacagaaaggcgACATTTCTTTGACGCATCTAGCTTCACGCGCCACATAAATACTCAGAATTGGTGAATCCAATAATTGGCAGCGGGTCCCACcagatttctgtggcgcatggagagtTGGTGCGCCAGAGAATTTTGTTTAGTGGCGCATGGTTATTTGGTGCGCCACAATAAGGCATTCCACGTATAGctagtttcctactagtgaagAGGTGAATGTAAACTATCTATTTTTTAAagtcctataacccacttatatgaccTTCTATGTAAATTTAGGATCTATATTGTATTTGTGTGTGATGAGGTTTCTACTGTAAAGCTATATATGTGCTGAAAtcaaaatgcaatgagtaaaactAATGCAAAAAAATTGCAGTAAAGTAAAGTGAGATGTAGTGAAGTGAAGTGGAAAAACTCAAGGGATTAttaactcaagggagtaagtgAAGACATTCTTCTCTCTTCATTCACTCTGCTACAACTAAATAAAAATTTAACCGAtaaggctgacatcaccccattgcATCGTGATCTAAGGATCCACAAGGGGGAATGGATCAGTTATCCAGATTCTAAGAACATGCGCTTCTTGGGTCAAGATTGACATCTTTTGTAGGTAGGAAGAAGAAGGTTGAGGNNNNNNNNNNNNNNNNNNNNNNNNNNNNNNNNNNNNNNNNNNNNNNNNNNNNNNNNNNNNNNNNNNNNNNNNNNNNNNNNNNNNNNNNNNNNNNNNNNNNttcctccacaccaaactcgaaacaactcattagagggttagtgcataataaaaattcacatgttcagaggtgacacaatcattcttaacacttcggacattgcacaaagctacttggacattaatagaacaaagaaattcatccaccatagcaaaagaggcaatgcgaaataaaaggcagaatctgtcaaaacagaacgagtccagtaaagatggattttattgaggcaccagacttgctcaaatgaaaatgctcaaattgaatgaaagttgcgtacatacctgaggatcagtcacgtaaattggcataattttctgagctacctacagagaggcaggtcgaaattcgtgacagcaaagaaatctgtttctgcgcagtaatccaaatctagtatgaaccttactaccaacgactttacttggcataacaatgcacaaaactaagataaggagaggttgctacagtagtaaacaacttccaagactcaaatataaaataaaagtactgtagtaaaaacatgggttgtctcccataagcgcttttctttaacgcctttcagctaggcgcaaaaagtgtatatcaagtattatcaagagacgatgcatcgacattaccttgggctttacccttacctttcttgttctttttcttattctttgacttagggaatatatgtctacccccgggtgtagaggtgaattttagggtgccttctcccatatctatgatttgctcccaatagtttcggcGAGGATCTTCAGAGTGTAATTTGTCTGTtcactgcacattcaataacaagataatcaatggatattgttctcccaagaatggttgtatgcacaccgcagctattcctttaggaattataacaaagttatcaataagagttattccttctccccttcaacgaatccccaaagtttcaaagattcatgaatactcttaggcattaggcaaaattcggacataatatcacaattggcatgaagagtttggtcaccgataacaattttaatagtaggatcccataatgaaggttcagagttcactaaaacttgatcaagacggttacgaacatatctataattttcattcaagcgagatgcacttgtctcaagagtgtttaatctattgtaaatgctaataagggttgaatcaaagttattagctgaatcatgtgatgcaaccaacttctttatggcattaaaagcttgatcctcattgcaatgaaggaaatctcctcccactacaacatccaaggcatatctatagcgaatcataagaccaaaataaaaattactaaggagcaaacttagagtcatttgaggttcgactttacgataagaagtaaaaattctggaccaagcatctttaaaactctcctcatccccttgtttaaaagtgaagactaattcctcgaggtgaagaagtaacaggtgcagaactagacatggtaacaaaagtaaaatgcaagtaactaatttttgtgtgtttttgatatagagtgcaagaaagtaaataaagtaaagctagcaactaattttttttgtgttttgatataatgcagcaaacaaagtagtaaataaaataaagcaagacaaaaacaaagtaaagagattggattgtggagactccccttgcagcgtgtcttgatctccccggcaacggcgccagaaaaagtagcttgatacgcgtacagcacgcgtccgttgggaaccccaagaggaaggtgtgatgcgtacaacggcaagttttcctcggtaagaaaccaaggtttatcgaaccggtaggagccaagaagcacgtcgaaggttgatggcggcgggatgtagtgcggcgcaacaccggggattccggcgccaacgtggaacctgcacaacacaaccaaagtactttgccccaacgaaacaggtgaggttgtcaatctcaccggcttgctgtaacaaaggattagatgtatagtgtggatgatgattgtttgcgagaaaacgagtagaaaaagtattgcagtagattgtattcgatgtaaaagaatggaccggggtccacagttcactagaggtgtctctctcataagataaatagcatgttgggtgaacaaattacagtcgggcaattgacaaatagagagagcatgacaatgcatatacatgatatgataagtatagtgagatttaattggacattacgacaaagtacatagaccgctatccagcatgcatctatgcctaaaaagtccaccttcaggttatcatccgaaccccttccagtattaagttgcaaacaacagacaattgcattaagtatggtgcgtaatgtaatcaataactacatcctcgaacatagcatcaatgttttatccctagtggcaacagcacatccacaaccttagaactttcgtcacttgtcccggatttaatggaggcatgaacccactatcgagcataaatactccctcttggagttaagagcaaaaacttggccagagcctctactaataacggagagcatgcaagatcataaacaacacataggtaatagattgataatcaacataacatagtattctctatccatcggatcccgacaaacacaacatatagaattacagatagatgatcttgatcatgttaggcagctcacaagatccgacaatgaagcacataaggagaagacgaccatctagctactgctatggacccatagtccagggtgaactactcactcatcactccggaggcgaccatggcggtgaagagtcctccgggagatgattcccctctccggcgagggtgccggaggcgatctcccgaatccccgagatgggattggcggcggcggcgtctcggaaggttttccgtatcgtggctctcggtatcgggggtttcgcgacgaaggctttaagtaggcggaagggcaacgcgggggccacacaagggccccacacaccgggccgcgcggccggggctcgggccgcgccgtctGTTGTGGCGGcggctcgtggccccacttcctttccccctcggtcttcggaagcttcgtgcaaaaataggaccccgggcgttgatttcgtccaattccgagaatatttccttactaggatttctgaaaacaaaaacagcagaaaacaacaactgactcttcggcatctcgttaataggttagtgccggaaaatgcataaatacgacataaagtgtgtataaaacatgtagatatcatcaataatgtggcatggaacataagaaattatcgatacgtcggagacgtatcaaaaccctaaccttagatctagatcttttgggtACACAAGGAGGGCCTATCCATTGCAGGACATTCCTTCGTCGCTGGTTGAGGTTGTGGAGGTTTTCCAGGTTCCATCTGACTCTACAACGGGGACCGTTCTCACCGTTGACTCATCCACTGGGACggtggtgctgcctgcatcttcgcCAGGTCCCCTGCTTACCCGACCTCGGTGATGCGTGTGGCTCCTTTGACTGTAAGCCACTCTTACTTATCTCGttgttcattgatctgctagtggtagttcattgatctgctagtgcttaaggatgtccatGTCGTACTGTTCTTTGAACTCCTAGTGTTTCTCATGTAGGCCATCATACCTTTGGGCTCGCCTGATCTGTCTGCGCCTACTGTGAAAGCTCACACCGACTGTCTGATTGCAAGCAAACCACCCATGGTTTGGAAACCCGAGCTATCCGAGTTTGTGctgaaccggttggttcagcttgtccgtagcggcgtctgcttcaacatgagattcaaggagcagcagatgaagaaggtagccacggatgttcttgcattcgcaGGCGTACATGTGACCACTCTTCAgctgtacaaccacatcagaaactggaggacgaagtggagcgtcattatgaagatgaaatccgatcgcattctggactgaagcgaagatggttgctgcttctacgACGGTGATGAAGGGGCGGCGGATGAGTACATCCAGGTACGAAGCCTCATTGAATTCCTGCATAGATCAGTGAGAGAGCCGCCCTAACAGTTATTCCTTGTGGATTGCAGCGCTACCCGAAGCACTGTCAATGCATCGGCACCCTGATCACAAActacgctcagatgaagacgatcttcactccccggTTTTTGTGCAAGGTGCAGCTGTTCCAGCCTAACTTGATggtcagggctatcgacttcattgcaaacaatgaagcagagtatgccgtctaccgtaagctgcagccaccggagaggaggaactGGCTTAGGACCGGGCTCTGCAACCAGTTTTCTGCTTCCTTCGTCATGATccgctgattttgggaggtgatcttgtatccctccattagttaggacttgctacaacctgatccccggtctgtaatgatgaaattgttcgaggtggtatataccaACCCCTCGTGatgaacctgtgatgcatcacgaagtagttgCTTCGTTCATGATGCATCACCCACTAAGTAGTTGTTGCGTATTAGCAGCACCTTTTGTGATGAACTGAATTTGATGTGTGGTGTTATTCAgtactgggtaacctcaccactctaagTGAAAGAGTTATCACAACACTGAGCTATCTGTAACCAAACAGACTGTAGGCTGCACGAGAAGGGAAAGACAACGAAACGATAGGACTTaggttccttctccggcgagcaaaAGGATTCACAAACTACCAAACAACCCGACTTTTATGGCCCATAACCCGTCCGCGAGGGCTCCCATCTAGCTCGCGCACGGATGCAGGAAATCGACCGAAGCAAGCAAACGCGCCCCTAGTCGTAGAAAGAAATGGCGAGAAGCTCTTCCTCTACGGTCTAGGTCGATCTTGACTCTttgaggccttgtttggtactagtgttttagtggagataatactctagagtattgggtgaatcctgttgtcacccaatccccacaaaaccccatccccaatccactaggtaggggtagagtattggggattgaaaaaattacactaaaatttggggaaaagtggggattaaactcgctccaccaaacatgtattggggataagtggggatttaaagTTTAGTGCGGATTATCCCCGCTAAAACTCTAGTACTACCAAACAAGCCCTGAGAGGGTTTCACTTTTGTCTCGTCACGTATTTCCAACCCTTCGAGAAACATTGGACGGTCCAGATTGATCACGCGAACCCAGGGTTTCCATCATCACTTCCCACCACGCGAAACTGCGACTAGTCCCTTCGCGCTAGATCCAGGCATCCAGCCCATGgcagcggccgccgccgtcgcgtcgCCCGCCGACTGGACGGTCGTGCGCCGgcgcggacgccgccgccatggagACGCCACGGCGACCGCCTCCCACCCCGAATCTCCCCCGCCGCTCCCGTTGACGCCGGTCCCCTGGTCGCCCTCCGACCCGTCCCTCGACCCGGCCCGCGTCGCCCGCCTCCTCGCCCGCGTCCGCGCCGCCATCTCCCGGGTCGAGGCCTCACGCCTCtaccgccgcttcctcctcccgaactgccctctccgccgccggctcACCTCCCTAGCCCCCGCCCGCCTCTCCCTCCTCGGCGTCGGCAGCTTCGAGTCCTCCCCCGCCGCGCGCCTCCAGCTCGCgctcgccgccctcctccgccgcGACCTCCTCCCGGGGTCCGCCACGGCCGACCTCTTCGACCCCGTCCTCTCCGCCGTcgagtgcgccgccgccgccgccctcggctTCGCCGTCCCGAGCCTCGACGACGGCGGCCGCTGCCGCGTGGCGGAGCCCACGCTCTTCTACATGCCGCACTGCGAGGCCTCGCTCTACGACGCGCTCCTCGACGCCAACTGGGCCCAGCTCCGCCGCGTCTGCGTGCTCGGCAACAGCTTCCGGCGCTACGCCCTCCAGGCGGAGGAGAACCGCTCGGGCCCCGCCGCCAAGGCCAAGCTCGTGCTCCAGGCGGAGCGCTTCTCGTGGGAGGAGCGCGTCGACGAGGCCGGGGACGTGGATGAGGACGACGGCTTCGCCCGTGCGTTCAACGAGACGAGCTGGCATTTCTTCGAGGTGGACGACCATGTCGACCAGAGGAAGGAGATAAGTCCCGAAGCTTTGTCTTTCGAGAAATTGTCACTGTGATTCTGTGAATTGTATTGTACCTGATTGCACAAGCATTCAAAGATTCAGAGCTGAACATCTTAGCAAAGTTTAACCCTGTAATTCAGTGAGCTGTATTACTCGATTGGAGATGCATTCAAAGATTCAGAGTTGGACAAAAATGTATCACTGTAATTCATGAATTGTATAACCTAGTTGGAGATGCATTCAAAGATTTAGCACTGTAATTCAGTGAATTGTATTACTCGATTGGAGATGCGTTCAAATATTCAGAGTTGGACATCTTAACAAAATGTATCACTGTAGTAAGTCTATGAGATTGGAGTACTTGACTGGAGGTGCATTCAAAGATTGAGAGTTGGCATCTTAACAGAATTTTGTGTTTGCTTCACCTTGATTTGCAATGAGCAAGAATGGATGATATGCGCCTTGTGCCATTCTTAGGAATTCAGAAACTAAGTGATCCCCTGATTTTTGGCTGCGACCCAATGAGTTAAGAAAATGAACTCTCAGTACATAGTGTTGCATGTGTCATTGTGAGATGCTCTGGTGTCTAATGAGGTTGTTTTGTTTAGTTTTCTGCTGTGAGAATAGGTACTTTGCTATAATTTGTATGCCCCTTTATTACTGTGAGATCATTTACCCCCAAGATggattctgcgatggcggccgcgacggaacttttcgtcgaTGGAATCTCAGGTATCCAGGGTTTCtctgagaagatgtataaataggtggagaattaaggtcggtggggtgcctgggggcccacaccaccctagGAGTGGGCCACACCCaacccgcgccatggggtggtctgaccgccctgtggcgcctcttcgaccccctctggacttcgtcttcgattCGGTAAAATAATGACTTtggctttgtttcgtccaattccgagaatatttgatgtataacttttctgaaatacaaaaacaacagaaaacaggaaactaACACTGTGGTAtctttgttaataggttagtaccggaaatcatgtaaaagtgctacgaattgtaaacaaaatatatatgaattggtgtaaaataacatggagcataaaaaattataaatacgtttgagacgtatcagtgctcatcacaccttcctcttagggtttcccaaccgctttcaCAACAACTACGTTTGACACTGGTCGATGAGCAAGTGCgacaacaagtgcaacatattGTGGATACCCAAtagaggacgcaacgacagcaagtggaggaccaagtgggcacgacacttagctccatcatccctaccttggttgctggtctggacgcgtggtataagggaggaaaaaaggggcctcccccgaTTGCCGACTTCACAGGCAGCAACtcgcacaacgtggagccatcggtgtcTCCGCAGACGGTAACAATGATGTCtctggcggcgccaaccttggtggctccggcggagcCAACATtgttgtctccggcggcgccattacttcagctcaatgcacatgtcgctgcggataatacgccgtccggcaccgcgccaacaagcggccactccatcgctTGCACGCCTGCCGCCGGCggcgcctcgaccttagccgagctggacgccatcacggtaaccaatcctcggccgatgacttccatattcttgcctttgactagccatccctaacgccctacatgttttccgcagggcGCCGatgacgtcccatgcactctcctgtagtttgtgaacggcgagttgatcgatgttgtcaaggccaaaatcgttcaaccgagcaaccgccagttccacaatagacccatgcaacccgacgtgtataggattcaagtgGTTCGGGTGCTGAGTGGCTGCGATGACgtgctacctccctttcaaccctacggtgccgacgaagatgaggtccttGCCCTcaaccaatgcttcaattggtccatgcttTGGCCAAAGAGTCAGATTTGTTTGGGGGCGAGGGACACCACCCCACAGACAACACCCCCAGCCGTGCCggtgccaagccatggcaagaccaccccaacggtgccgccgtcAGCTGATGAGGACGTgcatatggcacaggatccgaacgatggtccgaACGAGGACATTATATTTGCCAATCTTGACTGCAACTTCCAATTTGGAATGGATGACGAGATGTTTGCCCAACCCTCTCCAGCTGCCTCTGCGGGGAAACTCAATTGCAACAAGCGTCTATTCAGTTCTCAGG from Lolium rigidum isolate FL_2022 chromosome 4, APGP_CSIRO_Lrig_0.1, whole genome shotgun sequence encodes the following:
- the LOC124646830 gene encoding protein SENSITIVITY TO RED LIGHT REDUCED 1-like — translated: MAAAAAVASPADWTVVRRRGRRRHGDATATASHPESPPPLPLTPVPWSPSDPSLDPARVARLLARVRAAISRVEASRLYRRFLLPNCPLRRRLTSLAPARLSLLGVGSFESSPAARLQLALAALLRRDLLPGSATADLFDPVLSAVECAAAAALGFAVPSLDDGGRCRVAEPTLFYMPHCEASLYDALLDANWAQLRRVCVLGNSFRRYALQAEENRSGPAAKAKLVLQAERFSWEERVDEAGDVDEDDGFARAFNETSWHFFEVDDHVDQRKEISPEALSFEKLSL